In Bactrocera oleae isolate idBacOlea1 chromosome 5, idBacOlea1, whole genome shotgun sequence, a genomic segment contains:
- the Tsp2A gene encoding tetraspanin-2A — MGLGRQENTLEKQIGCVKYTLFCLNVVAWMLATALFALSVWLRAEEGFSNWLTILQAQSFYIGVYILIGTSVIMMAVSFLGCLSALMENTLALLVFLGTQAFGFVAGVAGSAVLLDYSTMHSSLQPLLQRTLTYLVSTSEYSHSSYVLNMIQSNIGCCGATGPWDYWNLHQPLPNSCRDTVSGNCFFNGCVDELTWFFEGKTTWIVGVALALALLNVVCAILSLVLVQAVKKEEDEAQTYRH; from the coding sequence ATGGGCTTGGGGCGTCAAGAGAATACGCTAGAGAAGCAAATTGGCTGCGTAAAGTACACACTTTTCTGTCTCAATGTTGTCGCATGGATGCTTGCGACCGCACTGTTCGCGCTGTCTGTCTGGCTGCGCGCCGAAGAGGGTTTTAGCAATTGGCTGACTATATTACAGGCACAATCCTTTTATATTGGCGTCTACATACTAATTGGCACAAGCGTTATTATGATGGCGGTGTCGTTTTTGGGTTGCCTTAGCGCTTTGATGGAGAACACGCTGGCGCTTTTGGTCTTTCTCGGCACACAGGCGTTTGGTTTTGTTGCTGGTGTGGCCGGTTCGGCGGTATTGCTCGATTACAGCACCATGCACTCGAGCTTGCAGCCGTTGCTGCAGCGTACACTGACTTATCTGGTAAGCACCTCGGAGTATTCACATTCATCATATGTGCTCAATATGATACAGAGCAATATTGGTTGCTGTGGCGCCACTGGACCGTGGGATTATTGGAATTTGCATCAACCATTGCCAAATTCATGTCGCGACACAGTGAGCGGTAATTGTTTCTTTAACGGTTGTGTCGACGAGTTGACTTGGTTTTTCGAGGGCAAGACAACTTGGATTGTGGGCGTGGCCTTGGCGTTGGCGCTGTTGAATGTGGTGTGCGCCATTTTGAGTTTAGTGCTGGTGCAAGCTGTTAAAAAGGAGGAGGATGAAGCGCAGACCTATCGACATTGA
- the MTPAP gene encoding poly(A) RNA polymerase, mitochondrial isoform X3, giving the protein MSELLYMFGELDERVRPLTFSVRRWAQACGLTNPSPGRWITNFSLTCLVIYFLQQIKHPILPTINSMMKFATSDDIRLTEDGINCSFSRDFESIGFRCRNTSQLSELLLQFFEFYSQFDFHNRAISLNEGRAIAKPDHSALYIVNPLEQVLNVSKNVSLEECERLRIEVRNAAWMLESEVENPSQPESEGDQLAWGILHLFKSNEKSIIRPNMFFRPRMVEVSELFNSADAGTPTTAVEYKNANSRREIESIKAQARGDFKQMRINATAAAAAASTTTPIKAAKGRRSR; this is encoded by the exons ATGTCCGAGTTGCTGTATATGTTTGGCGAATTGGATGAACGCGTTCGGCCGTTGACGTTCAGCGTACGACGTTGGGCGCAAGCCTGTGGCCTAACCAATCCCTCACCGGGTCGTTGGATCACAAATTTCTCTCTCACCTGTCTTGTGATTTACTTTTTGCAGCAGATAAAACATCCTATATTGCCCACCATAAACAGCATGATGAAATTCGCCACATCCGATGACATACGCCTAACCGAGGACGGCATCAATTGCAGTTTCAGTCGAGATTTCGAAAGCATCGGCTTTCGTTGTCGCAACACATCGCAATTAAGCGAATTATTGCTGCAGTTCTTCGAATTCTATTCGCAATTTGATTTCCACAATCGCGCGATATCGTTGAACGAAGGACGCGCCATAGCAAAGCCAGATCATTCTGCGCTCTACATAGTCAATCCGCTGGAGCAG GTGCTGAATGTGAGTAAAAATGTCAGTCTCGAGGAGTGTGAACGTCTGCGCATTGAAGTGCGTAACGCCGCTTGGATGCTGGAGTCGGAGGTGGAGAACCCCTCACAACCGGAAAGTGAAGGCGATCAATTGGCGTGGGGCATTTTACATTTGTTCAAGTCAAATGAAAAGTCTATCATACGACCGAATATGTTCTTCAGGCCACGCATGGTAGAAGTTAGCGAACTCTTCAACAGCGCAGATGCCggcacaccaacaacagcagTCGAATATAAAAATGCTAACTCAAGGCGTGAGATAGAGAGCATAAAGGCGCAGGCGCGCGGTGACTTTAAACAGATGCGCATTAATGCAACGGCAGCAGCGGCGGCAGCCTCAACAACAACTCCAATCAAGGCGGCGAAAGGACGGCGTAGTAGATGA